AAGTGCTTGACTAACATTTACCGGGTGCATGCCGCACGCTGATGCAATGTCTTTATACATAACAGCTGTCTTGTATCCATACATAACTCTGACAACTTTATTTACTGCATCTAAATTCTGGAGAGGACGCGCGATTTTCATGCGAGTCTTCCCACTCTCAGGTTTTCCTTCAACGTTTTTGGCTTCTGACACTCATATTCGACCTTCATTTCGCTACTTAGTAATATACATAATTGATTTGCTTATAAACTTTACTAAATATGGTGTTCTATAGTATTCTGTAGCATCTTAAGTCGAATATATCTCATATTTAAGCGTGCGCCATTGATAAGGGGCTATCATATGCTTAGGCATTGTGGGTGTTGTTATCATCGTTGGTGGTGTCGGCTTTTTGGCGTATCGTCTGGAACGCGCGAGTGAGCCGAAGGGCTCACGAGTTAAGATGGTCGTATGCGTGCGCAATGCACACGAAAAGAACAAAGTCTCTACTTCTTAACAGACAACTTATCTCCGAAGATTAGGCGTAAAATATTCTCGCATTCCTCTAACTTTACATCCTTCGTCTTATCGTTCAATCCTTTTAGATACCAGCCAAACTTTTTCTTATCCTTTGTAAAAAAATTAATGGATATAGTTCTGAAAACATTCTTCTTTAGCCTAACTTCATTGATATCAGAGTTGGATATGGCGAAATTACTCTTATCAGCCTTTAGAAGTTTCTCAGGAGTATTAACATATCTTTCTCTTTCCCGCATTTTCTTTTTACTCTTAGCAGTCTTGTGAGCGTCACTTACACCCTCGGCTAATCCGAATATCAATGAGACAATGTCAGTGGAGCCAGCATAAGTACCAGCATGTTTGTGTTCCTCCCATCCCCTTACTACAAATGTTCTATTTGGCGTGATAATTAATTTCTCATGAATTATTCTGCTCCAAGCTGGTTTGGCTACTTGGAGCACGCACAAAACTTTTTCGCTCAATCTGACTTTATCCCCCTATTAACAGACCACGCTGAACTTCTTATTAATTTTGACTGCAAAAAAGGAGAAAAAAGAGGGTTATTTGCGTTTTCTGAATAGCATTGTTCCGTCTTTTTCTGTTATGTATTGAAATCCTGCTTCGATTAGTTGGCTGGCTTCCTCAGCGTTGGTTGCTGTTTTGCATGTCCATTCATCGTCGTTGAGATTAAGTAGTTGTGTGTAGATTAGTGTCGTTTCTAGTCGTCTGTGCCCCATTTGTTGTTTGACGTATAGTATGTCTTTCGTTTGGTGGTAGAGTTTTGTTGCGAAGTAATGCCTTAAGTCATAGAGTCTGATTGCTCTTAGCGTGGGGTCACCTAATTTCTTCGCTAGTTTGTTTCTGTATTTTCGGAAGTATTTTCCGTATGTTTCGCTTGTCCATGCTTCGAATATGTTGTCGTTTAATGCTATGTTGCGGTGTGTTAGGTAGATATTTAGTAGTTCTTGTGTTTTGCTTGTTATTTTTAGGATTCGTGCGCTTCCGTGTTTGGCTGTTTGTGGATATATTGTTCTGTTGGCTGTGTCTATGTCTCTTAGTTTGAGTCTCATTGTTTCGACTGGGCGTAAGCCTGTTTCTTTGCTTATGCTAATTGCTAGTGCTAGTTTTTCTGATGCGTTGGCTTTTAGCATGTCTATCTGGTTTTCCGTTGGTATCTTTGGTAGTTTGGCGTTCTGGTAGTATTTTGGTTTGTTCCATGTTAGCTTGTGGTGTTTGCAGTATGTATTATAGGCGAAGGCTATGTTTCTTTTGTATCCGTTTCGTCTGTCTAGTTGTGCAAGGTATCCTCTTACTGTTTCAGGTTTGTCTAAGTCTGTGTGTTTGTCTAGTATTGTAAGTATTTTTGATACGTTTTTTATGGTGTGTGGGCTGTTGCCTCTTTTTTTCATTT
This region of Candidatus Bathyarchaeota archaeon genomic DNA includes:
- a CDS encoding site-specific integrase — encoded protein: MKKRGNSPHTIKNVSKILTILDKHTDLDKPETVRGYLAQLDRRNGYKRNIAFAYNTYCKHHKLTWNKPKYYQNAKLPKIPTENQIDMLKANASEKLALAISISKETGLRPVETMRLKLRDIDTANRTIYPQTAKHGSARILKITSKTQELLNIYLTHRNIALNDNIFEAWTSETYGKYFRKYRNKLAKKLGDPTLRAIRLYDLRHYFATKLYHQTKDILYVKQQMGHRRLETTLIYTQLLNLNDDEWTCKTATNAEEASQLIEAGFQYITEKDGTMLFRKRK